From a single Pararge aegeria chromosome 16, ilParAegt1.1, whole genome shotgun sequence genomic region:
- the LOC120630206 gene encoding nuclear receptor coactivator 5 — MADKLTLDKHEMKDRATAHLRIYVGGLKDDATVDDVYNHFIEYGQIDGIVVSRVFGFVQFHQESSANEAIAKANGSVFQGKKITVRPANINGPLVRRESEVVNIKPDVQPAVALNDNLSALEDVPDEPYDSYGNYIGDKRDDYEDFGRDSLRGGLRGRGRGRGRGRGGPVGAFRDHSPPRGKDWSENRSYDRFSQPEYPRALPLPDKNDCEIIVVSKPLTEYAEYIEGRLKRLGIVVDLLFPMEDVPIGKVLGNIASRGCLYAILVTPENQDHRSLTLTILHGLPQEHRNIPLEDALQLMSRDFQEVKRGGPSGREAVYALLGQLADGRTLTVSQYDKVIEYLQDRREQQSKVELGESGPPSKTQVDLQQRILSILNDKKVAPAIEPPKPEQQSKLLNDPTVRKALDSILQKIV, encoded by the exons ATGGCCG acAAACTAACTCTCGATAAACATGAAATGAAAGATCGGGCTACGGCCCATCTTAGAATATACGTCGGTGGTCTCAAGGACGATGCAACTGTGGACGATGTTTACAATCATTTCATTGAATACGGCCAGATAGACGGCATTGTAGTAAGCCGGGTTTTCGGTTTTGTTCAGTTTCATCAGGAATCTAGTGCGAATGAAGCTATTGCTAAAGCCAACGGTAGTGTGTTTCAAGGGAAGAAAATAACAGTGAGACCTGCAAATATCAATGGGCCACT AGTAAGGCGAGAATCAGAAGTAGTTAATATAAAACCAGATGTACAACCAGCTGTTGCCCTTAATGATAATCTATCGGCTTTAGAAGATGTTCCTGATGAACCCTATGATAGCTATGGCAACTATATTGGAGACAAAA GAGATGACTATGAAGATTTTGGGCGGGATTCACTGCGTGGAGGGCTTCGGGGCAGAGGACGAGGCAGAGGCAGGGGTCGAGGCGGTCCAGTAGGAGCGTTTAGAGATCACTCACCACCTAGAG GTAAAGACTGGTCTGAGAATAGGTCTTACGATCGTTTTTCTCAGCCCGAGTATCCGCGCGCATTGCCGTTGCCAGACAAAAATGATTGCGAAATTATCGTCGTGTCTAAACCGCTAAC AGAGTACGCAGAGTATATAGAAGGACGACTCAAACGGTTGGGAATAGTCGTGGATCTACTTTTCCCGATGGAGGATGTTCCAATCGGCAAAGTTTTGGGAAATATTGCTTCACGCGGCTGTCTGTACGCCATACTCGTGACGCCGGAGAACCAGGATCACAGGTCCCTGACGCTTACGATCCTCCATGGATTACCACAAG AACACCGTAACATACCACTGGAGGACGCCTTACAACTGATGTCCCGCGACTTCCAAGAGGTGAAACGCGGCGGTCCTTCTGGAAGGGAGGCTGTCTACGCTCTGTTGGGGCAATTGGCAGATGGACGCACTCTAACAGTATCGCAGTACGACAAAGTCATCGAGTACTTGCAG GATCGTCGGGAACAACAATCAAAAGTAGAACTAGGTGAATCCGGCCCGCCCAGCAAAACCCAAGTCGACTTGCAGCAGAGAATACTTAGCATtctcaacgataaaaaagtcgCCCCTGCGATCGAACCCCCGAAACCGGAACAACAGAGCAAACTACTGAATGACCCCACCGTCAGAAAAGCTTTAGattcaatattacaaaaaattgtaTGA